The Fibrobacter sp. UWP2 genomic sequence TCGGCTTCACCTACTTTATCGCCCTCACCGACGAGGACGAACCCGCCGAGCCGCAGATCTTTACCGAAGACCAGTTGCTCTTTGCCATTGAACCCAGCTTCAACCTCCACAAAAAGCTGACCATGGGCGTGACCTACGAATACCACGACAAGGACACCAACAAGGGCGACGACGACTACAACTTTGGCGGTCTCAACTTCTACCTGTACCCCACCATGAAGACCGAGGTCGTGTTCTGGTTCGGCTATAACTTTAGCGACAACATCGACACCGACTTCGCCATGGGCATCAGCGCCCAGGCCAACTTCTAAGGGGCAGCCCACCAAGGTTCCCCGTGAGGATTCGGGCACTAGATTCCATCCGCGGGCTTCTGCTTTTGCAGATGACCTTGGACCATTTTGGCAAGCCCATATCGCATTACCTTTACCAGTGCTTCGGCTTCTTTAGTGCGGCCGAAGGTTTTTTCTTTTTGTCGGGGTTCGTCGGGATGCTTGCCGCCACGAGCAAGAGCGGCAAGGACCCTCACCAGAGCTGGATGCGCTGGAGGGCCTTTAAAACCTGGCGCTACCACATGGCGACCCTCGCCATCGTCTGCATTGCCGCGGCGACTCTCCTCCCCCGCATATCGCACTTTTTTGACCCGCTCTACCAGCACCCCGTAACAGGGAGCCTGTGGAGCCTCGCCCTGGTGAACACACCCGAGTGGCTCGACGTGCTGCCGCTCTACGTGCTCTTTTTGTTCATCGGCTCCTTTGTGTTCCCGTGGTTTGTGCGGGCAAAAAAACTCCGCACCGTCTTTGCGTTGTGGCTCCCTTTTTTGGCGATTTGGGGAGCAGCGCAGTTCGGCTTGCGCGGCGCCATCAACAGCCTGTTCCCGGGCTGGCTCACCCACGGCGACTTTGACCCGTTCGCCTGGCAGTGCGTGTATTTTACCGGCGCCGCCGTAGCCGCCTGGTGGACTCGCGCCAAGACCGTCCCCGGTTGCAAGGCCACCCAGATCGTCGAGCGCCTGACCCCGACCGTCATGGTCGCCCTCGTGTTCTGCTTCTTGTGGTCGCACCAGTTCATCCCGCTGGCCTTGCCGGGGGATCTGCTTACCAGCAAGGTGCACGTGGGGGCGCTCCGCTTTGCGAACTTCTTTGCGTTCATGATGCTCGTTTGCTGGATTGTGCGCACCTGGCCGAGCGCCCTCGACTTCCGCCCCACCAACGTGATGGGCAGGCACAGCCTGGACGTTTATACCGCGCACAACTTTGTCATCTACCTGTGGATGGCGCTGCCCGGGAGCATCCGTTACCACGGGCCGTGGAACGTGCTCGCCCCGGTTCTTGCCTGTGTTGCCCTGTGGGGCCTTGCCCGAGTGCGGGAGCCCAAACCCGCGGCTAAATAAAAAAAAAGACCCGCGAGGCGGGCCTTTTTAAGCTTTTCGGGAAGTACGGATTAGTAACCCAGGTACTTTTTGCCGATGCCGAATTCGTCCTTGTACTGCACGTAGTCGGGCACAAAGTCCTTGCCGTAAGAGAAGCTCACGTTCAGGGAGCACTGGAACTCGTTCATGAGCTTGCCCTTGGTGCCGGCCTTGATGGCCTGCTTCTTCTTTTCGATCTTTTCGTCGCCCTTCTTGCCTACGAGCACTTCGGCTTCGCACCAGCCACCGGAGGCCTTTGCCACAACGGATTCGCCAGTCGTCGAGACGAGGGTGATCTTGCTCGGGTCAAGCTCGGTGTTGTTGCCGGTCGAGGCCCAGAACTGGAGTTCGCCAGAGAGGCTACCCGGAGCGATCTTGATGGTCGGGAAGGCCATCACGTAGCCCCACTTGTCGATGCGGCGGTTGACCGGTTCACCGATCTGTTCGCCAAAGATGAGGAAGTAACCGCGGGTGCCCTTGCGGCTCTTGTTGAGGGCCGCCTTCACGTCGGCGTTCTCGGGAGCCATTTCGGCAAGCTTCATAATCTGGTATTCGCTCACCACCGGGTCGGATTCGCCCACGGCGTCGGCGAGGTTCTTGGAAACGTAGGCGTTTTCGGCCTCGGTACGGATGGCCTTCACGGTGCCTTCGCCAATGTGACGGGCCTGTGCGGTAGCGAGGGCGGTGTCGATCTTGGCAAACGCGTTAATCACGGTGTTGTAGTCCACGCCCTCCTGGGTGGCCTGCTGCTTGCCGAGGGTGGCGAGCTTGGTCACGTATTCCTCGACCACCTCGTCTTTTTTGACTTCGGGCATGTTCACGCTGGCCTTGCCATAGTAGTTGTCCAAAAGTTCGCTGTTCAGGTCCTTCTTGGCTTCCATTTCGGCGGCACGGACAAGCGCCAACGTAAAGTTGTCGTAGAACTCGTCAGACATGCTGCCCTTCTTCTTGGCATCCAGGTAAGAGTTGATGGCATTGCGGAAACGGCCTTCTTTAAGATGTTCGTCACCGCGCTTCTCGTTGGTTCCCTTACAGCCGGTCATGGAGAGCGCCACGCCCACGGCCAAAGCTGCGATAAAGAGTTTTCTCATTTTAGTCCTCTATGGTTTATTCTAAAAAAGACCAATTTCCCCGCCCATTCGGGAGTCCTAGTCTACCGCAAACTAATTTAATTAAATAAATTTGTCTTTACTCGCCTTTTAGGTAAAATTTTATTAGTGGAGAAGGTGTTTAGATGGATATTTTAGTTGTCAGCCCTGAAGCCGGCAACTGGGAAGCCCCCAGCCCGCTGGTGACCGCGGTGAACCGAATGACGGATGCATTCGGCAGGGCCGGTGCTAACGTCTTGACCTGCTCCCCCTTCTACAAAGACCACCTGATGCACGTCGAGAACTACGAGTGCATTTTCCAGGGGGTCGAGCGCCTGCAGGGCAAGCCCTTCGAGGTCTGGAAGTCCAAGTCGGACCCCCTGCACACCTACATTTTTAACGAAGACTACTTTGGAAGGCCCCACGTTTACGGGCCGCCGCACAGCGTCCCCTACGGCGACAACCACCGCCGTTTCGCCTTCCTCGCCTCGGCGGCACTGAGCTACGCCATCGAGACCAAGGTCAACTACACCGCCATCCTCGGCCACGAGTGGGGCGGCGCCCTCGCCGGCGCCCTCACGCACACCGTGTACCAAAACGAGTTCGGCAACGTCCCGTTCTTCTTCACCATCCACAACATCACCTACGACTTCCACGTGGGGTCCGGCGAAATTGACGCCATCGGCCTCCCCCGCGAAGACTACAACATGGATGGCTACGAGTTCTGGGGCAAGGTGAGCCTCCTCAAGGCGGGCATTTGCTACGCCCACAAGGTGCTGTTCCCCTCGCCCGGCTACCGCGACGCCATGCTCAACACCAACCTGCCCGGCGGCCTCAGCGGCTTTTTGAGCCACAACGCCGACAAGCTCATTGGCGTGCAGTTCGGCGTGAGCTACCAGGTGTGGGACTTTAACGCCCAGGACAAGCTCCCCATCAAGGAAGCCAAGCACAAGGCAAAGGAGACACTCGCCAAAAAGCTGGGCTCGAACTTTGGCAACAAGCTGGTGCTGTACGTGCACCTGGACGAAGAAGCGGGCAACACCTCCGAGACCCTCGCGACCGTGCTCTCCGACATCACCAAGCTCGACGTGTTCATTGTGGTGGGGCTCTCGCCCGAGCACCCCGAGTGGAACTACTTTAACGACGTCTCCAAGCAGTACCCCGACACCATGAAGGTGCTGGAGCTCACCCCCAACTTCGAGAGCATCTCCACGCTGCGCGGCGCCCTGGCAGGCTCCGACGTGCTGTTCGCCGCCAACCTGCGCGAGCCCTCGTCGTCCATCATCTTGAAGGCGCTCGCCTGCGGGACGCTCCCCCTCACCGGGTTCAACGTGGGCGTGGCCAGCAGCCTGGACGACTACGCCCCCGAGACCGCCGGCAACGCGAACGCGTTTTTGGTCGAGGACGCCAACGCGCCGCACCTGATGCTGCGCCGGCTCAAGGACGCGCTCCACGTGTACCAGAACGAAGTCGCCGACTGGGACAAGGCGGTGGTGAACGCCTACAGCGGGTTCCACTACGAGTGGGACCGCACGATTTCGAAATATTTGCTAATATTGGGCGAGCTGGGACTTTAGCTCAATTGGTTAGAGCCGCGGACTCATAACCCGCTGGTTCCCGGTTCAAGTCCGGGAGGTCCCACGAGAAAGCGCTCTCCGCAAAGGAGGGCGCTTGCTTTTTTAAATGGGGCACCGACAAAGACGACCTCGGGGGTGTTCTCGAAACTTGCGTCGGGGCGGCAATCATCATCTGCGGCTTAACGGTCAAACCCCCGTCAAATCCAGTATTTCTTTAGCGCAGTCAAGAACCTGCGGCAACGTTATCCCTTTAGCAAACGGATTCTTGGCAACAAATCTTTTCCAAAAGTCATTTTGAACCAAATCCACTTTAATCGATTCTAGGATTTGCGGATATCCTTCCAAAGTTTCGAACGTATTCCGCCGGCGAGAAGTCGCTTCAAGAGCAATCCTTAGCGTTTTGAAGTTTATTTCATCTTTCTTCAATGCATAAAGCATATACACATCGTAGAAATCTCTAGTTCGTGTATTAGCCGCACCTCTCGAAACAATTGTATCAAGTTTTTCCGCAAAAACATTCTCTAGCGGATAAGCCAAAACCGGAATCTCCTTATCGTCAAACACGCACTTATACATATATTCTATTTCATGGGGAATGATGGTATCTCCAGTTGTAAGATCTACAGTCAAAGGAAGTTTGCGGAACCTAGAAGCAGCAATTCTGTCCAGCAAGCGTTCGAGGCAATACATTTGCAAGGTTGCTTGAGGCGTGATTCCAAATTTTACAGACAGGCCCTTCAGTAATGCCTTTAGCTTCATCTCGTTATTCGTAATCACAGCAACACCTCTAAATACGTCCTGAGTTTTTTTTCTACATGAAAAGTCTTTGCGAGTTGCAACAATTTCGGAATATTCTTTTCTTTACGGCTGGCGTACGTTTTAATTGCATAGGTTATTGTCTGGATATCGGCCGCAACTTTGGCCGTCATGATTTCGCACAAGGTCCTTTCGGCAGAATAGGCACGCACAACGTTACCTAAGGGCGTTTTGACTTCTACAATTTCAAGAGGATAAAGATTCTTCGAAGAATGCTTTACCACAATTCCATTTTTTGCTAGAGAGGGCGAATGGTAGAACCCCTTAAACGTCATGGTCCACATAAACGGCGCGCGTTCTGTCAGAGAATGCAAGAACAAAGCCGTTTCGCACGAGAATACGCCCGTCGGGCAACGATGCTGCAAATTCAGGAGTTCGTCCTCTTGTGCCGATTCCAACTGATACACTCCGCGCGCAACCCTTACGATTTTCCCGACATCGGAAAGCTGTTTCAGGATCATCCTGTGGATACCTGCAAGCGAAGCCTGCTTCGCAGTAATCCGCCCGCCCTTTTCCAAGAGAAGGTTCATTAGTGTCTTTTCTTTATTATTGACATTCATACTAATAAATATACAAGATATTAGTACAAATGTCAATACCTTCAGTTCGTTCATTTTTCTCTTCTCTCCGCTTACATGCTTGAAAAGGCGGGGCTAAAATGGCACTTCTGCACACTTGTGCACTACAAATATAAATTCACCAATGCCATTTGTCAATACCTAGAATAGTTTTTTGAATATTCCGCATTCCCGCCCGTTTTCCCGTTTCCGCCTGTTGCGGCAGGGCGTATTATCTATATTCCCCGCTAGATGCTCACAGTCCTTAAATACATCGCCCTGATCGGCACGTTCTTCATCTACACCTCGTCGGGGGTGTTCTCGAAACTTGCGTCGCAGCGGGAGTTCCTGTCGCCGGGGTACATCGCATTCCTCGCCTGCACGGTGGGCGTGCTGGGAATCTACGCGGTGCTGTGGCAGCAGATTATCAAGCGGATGGACGTGAGCCTGGCCTACATGTTCAAGGGCACGGGCGTGGTGTTCGGGCTACTGCTTGCGCACTTCGTGTTTGGCGAGGCCATCACCACGAAGAATATCGTCGGGGCGGCAATCATCTACAGTTAGTAAGGATTCCTTACATACTGAACTCTAGGACGCGCAACCACAACCCGAACATTCGCGTACACTTTACAACACCGAATAAGCATAAAAGTTCATTCAATACTAATACGGCCACCAAAGTGGTCGAATTTGACCACTTTGGTTTATCCGAGTACCACTCTGCAGCGCCCACCCCTAACGCAATGCAGATCCAAAGACAATTCACTCAAGAGTATCTAAATTTCTTGACAAACTCTCTGTCGAATTGATCTGCACTATATACATCAGCAGATTTAAACACGTAAGATTCTAATTTTCTAAGAAAGCGACAAGAGTCCGGCATCGTCATTTTTGCTTTTTTCGCCTCGCGAATCCTATTCAGCTCATTGTCAACCTTATCTTTCCCTATCACCAAAATAAACTTGCAATATTTTTTCACAAATTCAAACGGAGAGATTTCTGTCGTACAGGAACTATAAGCGTCGAATGAAAAAAGTTGTTTCCTTTGCATTTCATCAAGAATTTTAAACAGCCAAAAGACATTTGCATAAGATTTCTTCACGCAATCCTCTTTCACTTTTTTACTACTTATATATTGATTTTTAAACTCAATAAAATACCAATAACCATTTGAATCTATCAAAAACGAATCTACCGATGCTGGGGCAACATCTTTCCGAGGCGGGCCACCAAAATGAATTCTAGCAACAACATTTTGTGCAATCGAATCCATTGAAATTGAGTTCAAATCCTTATACTCAGACGTAAAAACATTTACCGAATTCGCATCATCCAAAGACAATTCATGCAATGTTTTTTCAATCTGTATCGGATAACCCGCTTGATTACAGTACGTATTCAGCAGGTTCACAAACTTCTCATACATGCTCATCATTCAACCCCGTACTTTTCTTTGATTTCGTCAATAAGAAAACTCGGTTGAACGAGATTACTGTAAATCTTTTCCAATTGTCCCGTTACATTTTCAAACGAGACTAAATCAGAATTCTGAATGCAAGAAGCAAAGTAGTATGAGCAGACATCACTTGTCTTGTGGATTTTAGAATACAAATCCAAGGCTTCCAAAAAATGGGAACTATGCGTCGTCACAACAACAGTCAAATTGAACGTTTTCTGAAGAAGAACGATGATTTCTGCATACTTCAGCTGCCATTTAGGATGCAAATGCACTTCCGGCTCGTCCAAAATAAGAACATCCCTTTCTTTCAAGCCTTGATTCAAGAGGAGGCGTTTGATAATTGCGAAAGCTTTTAAACCCGTTGACAAGGAATTGACGGATAAGGCTTTTCCGCTTTTTTCCCGCCTGTACAAATATCCATCATGAGTGTTATCAATAGAACCAGGAGCTACTTCATCCAGTTCATCAAGAATCTTTTGCAAGCCTTCGCTAACAATCATTCTTGAAAGCGCTTCGTCCTCTAAGGCTTCATTCTTTTTCTTCTCATTTAACGAAATGAGCTTATTTGTTAAATTTCTTACCCACGGAGCCTCCCTATTCTCATAAATCGTCAATTGGTTCAATCTATCCAACACGAACGGATTGTCTATATACGTAGCAGAATTAACCAAAGAAATTTCTCTACGCATAGACTCTAGAGAATCGTCACGAAATACTAATTCAATTGGTCTATTTTTCACCAACAACCCGACGGTAGCATCGGCATCCGGATTGTCAATGTTATTAATTCGTTCATTGAAAATCTTTTGGAAAGCCAGCGAAACAACCGATTGCGCCACTTTTTCGTCTGGAATAGACAGAACTTTCCTTATCGACTCGGTAATTTGCGTTTTCAAGTCTTCATTGTATGTAATTTCAAACTCTTTTTGTCTTTCTTCAAGATTCCGTAGATACGCATCAAGCGCATCCGTTTTATTTTCCGAAACAACCAAATCATCAATAAATTCTCGCGTATATCTAAATGCACTTTGAGATATACTTCCGTGCGAATTCAGGTTATTCTGATGAAGAAGCGAATTGAGTTCTTGCTGAATGCTACGCTTCTTCGCCAGCACAACTGATTTGTCAATATTGGCTATGGCGCTAAACATCCCATACAAAATTTTCCCCACGGTACTTTTCCCAGTATCGTTCAAACCGGCAATCGCAGTTATGCCGTCCAACTTAATACTGGCAGTCTTTATTTTTGCAAAATTTTCAATGCTTAATTCCATTGGCGTTTTCTCGTGGAAATTTTGATCATTCTCATTCCCCTCAAATCTAATTAACATAAGTTCCCCCGTCAGCCACACGACAATCTAGGATAACCCATCGGTCTCTCAAAATCAGCGTTTTGTCTTCGACATCTTTCATCTTTCACTCCTTCCCCCGCCTACATGCTTAAAAAAAACGGGGCGAAAACAGCATTTGATGCACATTTGTGCACTACAATTTAATTTCATGGACGCCCCCTGTCAAGAGGTTTACGGAAAATTTTCAAAAAATTTCTCATCGCTCCCGAAACAACTCAGATATCCTCGCATCCAAGCCATCTCCCACATATAAATCTATATTCCCCGCTAGATGCTCACCGTCCTTAAATACATCGCCCTGATCGGCACGTTCTTCATTTACACCTCGTCGGGGGTGTTCTCGAAGCTTGCGTCGCAGCGGGAGTTCCTCTCGCCGGGGTACATCGCGTTCCTCGCCTGCACGGTGGGCGTGCTGGGAATCTACGCGGTGCTGTGGCAGCAGATTATCAAGC encodes the following:
- a CDS encoding glycogen synthase — encoded protein: MDILVVSPEAGNWEAPSPLVTAVNRMTDAFGRAGANVLTCSPFYKDHLMHVENYECIFQGVERLQGKPFEVWKSKSDPLHTYIFNEDYFGRPHVYGPPHSVPYGDNHRRFAFLASAALSYAIETKVNYTAILGHEWGGALAGALTHTVYQNEFGNVPFFFTIHNITYDFHVGSGEIDAIGLPREDYNMDGYEFWGKVSLLKAGICYAHKVLFPSPGYRDAMLNTNLPGGLSGFLSHNADKLIGVQFGVSYQVWDFNAQDKLPIKEAKHKAKETLAKKLGSNFGNKLVLYVHLDEEAGNTSETLATVLSDITKLDVFIVVGLSPEHPEWNYFNDVSKQYPDTMKVLELTPNFESISTLRGALAGSDVLFAANLREPSSSIILKALACGTLPLTGFNVGVASSLDDYAPETAGNANAFLVEDANAPHLMLRRLKDALHVYQNEVADWDKAVVNAYSGFHYEWDRTISKYLLILGELGL
- a CDS encoding AAA family ATPase, translating into MLIRFEGNENDQNFHEKTPMELSIENFAKIKTASIKLDGITAIAGLNDTGKSTVGKILYGMFSAIANIDKSVVLAKKRSIQQELNSLLHQNNLNSHGSISQSAFRYTREFIDDLVVSENKTDALDAYLRNLEERQKEFEITYNEDLKTQITESIRKVLSIPDEKVAQSVVSLAFQKIFNERINNIDNPDADATVGLLVKNRPIELVFRDDSLESMRREISLVNSATYIDNPFVLDRLNQLTIYENREAPWVRNLTNKLISLNEKKKNEALEDEALSRMIVSEGLQKILDELDEVAPGSIDNTHDGYLYRREKSGKALSVNSLSTGLKAFAIIKRLLLNQGLKERDVLILDEPEVHLHPKWQLKYAEIIVLLQKTFNLTVVVTTHSSHFLEALDLYSKIHKTSDVCSYYFASCIQNSDLVSFENVTGQLEKIYSNLVQPSFLIDEIKEKYGVE
- a CDS encoding nucleotidyl transferase AbiEii/AbiGii toxin family protein encodes the protein MITNNEMKLKALLKGLSVKFGITPQATLQMYCLERLLDRIAASRFRKLPLTVDLTTGDTIIPHEIEYMYKCVFDDKEIPVLAYPLENVFAEKLDTIVSRGAANTRTRDFYDVYMLYALKKDEINFKTLRIALEATSRRRNTFETLEGYPQILESIKVDLVQNDFWKRFVAKNPFAKGITLPQVLDCAKEILDLTGV
- a CDS encoding type IV toxin-antitoxin system AbiEi family antitoxin domain-containing protein — its product is MNVNNKEKTLMNLLLEKGGRITAKQASLAGIHRMILKQLSDVGKIVRVARGVYQLESAQEDELLNLQHRCPTGVFSCETALFLHSLTERAPFMWTMTFKGFYHSPSLAKNGIVVKHSSKNLYPLEIVEVKTPLGNVVRAYSAERTLCEIMTAKVAADIQTITYAIKTYASRKEKNIPKLLQLAKTFHVEKKLRTYLEVLL
- the opgC gene encoding OpgC domain-containing protein translates to MRIRALDSIRGLLLLQMTLDHFGKPISHYLYQCFGFFSAAEGFFFLSGFVGMLAATSKSGKDPHQSWMRWRAFKTWRYHMATLAIVCIAAATLLPRISHFFDPLYQHPVTGSLWSLALVNTPEWLDVLPLYVLFLFIGSFVFPWFVRAKKLRTVFALWLPFLAIWGAAQFGLRGAINSLFPGWLTHGDFDPFAWQCVYFTGAAVAAWWTRAKTVPGCKATQIVERLTPTVMVALVFCFLWSHQFIPLALPGDLLTSKVHVGALRFANFFAFMMLVCWIVRTWPSALDFRPTNVMGRHSLDVYTAHNFVIYLWMALPGSIRYHGPWNVLAPVLACVALWGLARVREPKPAAK
- a CDS encoding EamA family transporter; this encodes MLTVLKYIALIGTFFIYTSSGVFSKLASQREFLSPGYIAFLACTVGVLGIYAVLWQQIIKRMHISKAYMFKGLTAIFGLLFANLIFGEIITLKNAIGTVFIISGITLFARA